The Fusobacterium pseudoperiodonticum DNA window TACTCAGCTATTTATTATGGAATAATAAGAGAAGGTGTTAAAAAAATGATTAGAGCAAGAATTTCACAAACTCAAAAAGAATTTAAAAAAGTACAAATAAAGCAAAAAGTTAGCAGTTTAGATCAATTTGGTTTAGGTAGAATTACAGAAAATGAAATACAATTTGGAGAAAAAATTTATGAAAATAATAAAAAATAAGAAATTACTTTTAATTTTAATTCTAGTTTATTCAATAACTTCATTTTTTATGATAATAAAAGAAAAAAAAATTTATAAATTTACAGATGAAAATAAAATTACTGAATATATTTTAGAAAAAACTTTTAGAGAAAACTATAAATTAATTTTTCTTGAATATGAATTTGAAAATTTAGAAAAAATTGGAGAAAATAATAGTTATTTTGCATTTTTCTTTTTATCTTTTGAAGATGAAAAAGAAGAGGAAAATTATTATATTTTAGATAAAAAAACAAATAAATTTAGTTATAGTTCTTCAAAAGATATTATAATTGAAAAAGGAATAATACTAAAAAATGTAGAGACTTTTATGCAAGAAAAAGGAGTTACTATATATGACTAAAAAGAATTGTTACAGTTTTAATGAAATTTTTGTAGTAGCTACAATCATAATAATATTAAGAAATATATATATAAATTTAGATTTGAAGTTATTAGTTGAAAAAAATGTAGGATTTTTACATTATTCGGATGTATTTATCTATGTTGAAATGTTTTATGCTTTATTAATAATTTTTTATAATATTATACTTCTGTTTTGTAAAAAAAAATTTAAAACTAAAATAGAGTATAAATTAAGAAAATATTTTGTATTAACTAATTTAATAATATTATTTTTTTATATATTTAAAGAACCTCTATTTTTCTATTCTAGTAAAAAAATAATATTAGTTTTAAGTTTTCTTTTAATTGAAATTTTTTTTACTTTTTTTGTTCATAAAATAAGAATAAAAATAAAAAATTGGAAAGAAATAATTGAAGAAATTTTTAGGATAGTTTTAATTTCTGCTTTTGCTTATTTTTTTCAATATATTACAGCAGTGTTAGTGTATATTATGGGATTATTTTTATTTTTCTTTTACTAGTTTTTAAATCTTTCAGAAGAGATAGTAAAAATAACAAATATAACTGAAGAAGTTAAAAGAATCAAATAAAGTATTGACAACGGAACTTAAACAAAAAGCTTCTTGCCAAAAAAAGAATATATAATTAAATAATTTAAAGAAAAACTATATAAATTGAAAATTATTTATATAGCTTTTTCTTTAATTAGAGCCAAGATTAGATATAACAACAACCTTTGAAAGACTATAGGAAGATTTAGGTTATAATGTAATAGGTTCAAGAGTTGAAGAACTAGCTAGACAGTTTATGATGACTATGCTAATTATACAAAAGTTATGGTTGAAAGAAAAGCAGTAAAAAGAGCAATAATATATAATCCAAATTTAAACTATGATGAAAATAAATATCTAAATGATTATATGGGTAAAGAAATGCCAGGAAAAGTTACTTCTAAATATGGTGATGTTAAAACTTATCGTTATGCTGATGTTGTTGATAACAATAAAAGTACAGATATTCCTAAAAAATTCAAGATTAAGAATAATATAAAAGCTCAAAGTGACGGATATGTTATGAATATAGGAGCACAAAACAAGCATTTGAGAGGAGAAAGTGAATATGAAGAATTAACCAAAGCTGGAACAAAAAAAAGCCCTTTTGCTGAAGGAATAACAAGAGAAGATTTACAAAAAATATATGAAGATAATCTTGAAATAGGAGATATATATGAAGAACAGCTTAAAAGTGGAGGTGTAAGAAAATATAAAATAATAAATTTAGATAAAAAAATAGGTGAAGTATGTAATAAAGAAGAAAATAGATGGGAAGCTGCATTTGGGGTAAAAATACATTATAATGAAAAAAATAAAGAATATCATATGGTTCCTCATTATGATGGAAAGGACAGAGATAAAAAATGATGGATTATAAAACAATAAAAAAATATATAGGGAAAAAAATAAAAATTAAATTTACAGAAGATTTTTTAATAGAACAAAAGAAAAATTGTAAGAAAATAGAAGAAGAAAATAAGTTACAAGATCAGAGTTACGATACTCAAAGACTATTAAAAGAAAAAGGATTATCTTCTGTAAACGAAATAGATTTTTCAGAAGGAGTTTTAACTAGGATAGATATTGTATCAGATTACACTACTGATGAAGACTATTCTGTTATAATAGATAATTATAAATCTGTATATCTTAGTTATATAGAATCAATAGAGGAGGTTGAATGATTTAAAGGAGTTCTTAAAATATAAATGGTTTATTTAGAGAATTTTCTATTAAAATTTTACAAATAATAGAATTGAAAAATTTCATTATGATTAGAATGAGTTAATAAATCATTATTATTACAAAATAGAAAAAGCTGAAATAAATAAAGATTTAGAATCAGTTATTTTCATAGAATCTCAAACAATTAACTATATAAAAAATCCTGAAAAGTTTAAAGAAGATTTACAAAAAGCTAAAAATGAAGTTGAAGATTTAGGAAATGCTGTAAAAAATACATCAAAGCCATTAGGAAAAGATAAAAGAAATATATTTTCAAATCTAAGAGCTCAAGATAAGTCAAATGATGAAGAAGGCTTAGAAACTTTAGGAAGACCAGCAAATGAATATGTAAAGAAAAAGTTTGGAGAAGATAATAATAGTAAGATAAAGCTAACAACAGATGGAATAGATTTAAGTAATGCTGATGTTGGAGAAAAGGTTGGAGATGTTATAACCTCTGAAGATAGAGTATTTAGAACGAGCTATCAATCTAAATATAAATATATCCAAATGGATTTTGATAGAGCAATAAATGGAATGCTTGGTCTAACAGGCTCAGTATTTAGAGGAGCAGGTTCATATGTATTTATAAAAACAGGAGTTGGTTTACTTTTAGTACCTGAACCAACACTAACCACAAAGATAGCAGGTGTAGTTATTATTGGATATGGTGTAGGAGAAGCTATTTTTTCATTTTTAGATGGGGCTGAGAGTGGACAAGATGTTTATTATGGAGTAACAAATCAAAGAGATAAGAAATCTGTGAACTTTGGAAAGAATTTTTTAGGTGAAGAAGAATATATGATTCTTGATGCTACTTCAGGTGCTGCAGCACCAATGATGTACTATTTTTCTGATTATACAAAAGTTATGGTTGAAGGAGAAGCAGCAAAAAGAGCATCAACAAGTGTTAATACTATATCAACAAATAATAATAAAAGTACATCAGTTTCTAAAGCATCTGTTATAACTGATGAGTCAGGAGTAAAAGAAAAAACGACTGACACTACACAGAAAAAAATAGGTTCTCAAAGCTCTAGTGTATCAAAAAAGAAGAGCACAAACACAGATAGCTATGTTACGGGAATAAAAAAAGATGAACCTAATACATTTTTAAATGGAACAAAATTTAAAGAATTAGAGCCTAAAAGCGGGAAAGTAGAAAATCTTAGTGAATTATTGACAGATGAAGGAATAGCTAAATTAAAAAATATGACAACAAAAGAAATTAAAGAATTATTTGAAAGAGAAGGATTAAATCCCAAAAATTTTGAAGATGCTAGCGGAACAGGAAATGGGGGAAAATTTTTAATACCTAATAATAAATTTATGATACCTGCTGACTTTGAAAAAGGTAAGAGGAAAATGGTAACTATAGGAAGTGTAAGAACTAATAGTGGAGGTACTCACGGTTCAGCCTATATTCTATTTGGGACAAATGATGGTAAATATAAGATAGTTTTTGATGATCCTAAAAATTATAAATATAATATTACTAATAAAGAAAATGCAAATATAATTTTTGTAAATCCAAAGAGGTGATAAAATGAAATATAAATATAAAGATATTTATTTAGAAGAAACTATAGAGGAAATTTTTTATAAATTAAATAATAGCAATACAGAATATAATCCTTTAACTTTTTCATTAATATATAAGCCTTATGAATACATACAAGTATTTATTTATTTAATAGTTGGAAAAATTCTATTAATAAAAATATTTGATGAAAATTTTCAAATAGATAATACTCTAAAAGTAGGAATAGCACTAACTGATGAAATAATAAATAGATATGACTTATATTATGATGATTTTGAAGAAGTTTATTTATCAAAAAAATATAAAGAATTGGTTGTTATAGTAGATTTAGCTGATAATATAATAGGTTTTTCTTTTGTAAAGGAAAGAGATGAAGAATGGGATTATGCAAAAGATAAAATTAAAAATTATTTAGAATGTAGAAATTTACAGGATATCTATGGTTCTTTATATAATAATGATACATTGGATGTCAATATAGAAAAAAGAGAAATTTATGGGCAACTAGATAACTATAAATTTACTTTTGATATAATAACAAGAGATATAAAAAGTATTCAAAATCTAGAAACAGGAGAGTATGTAAAAACCTCTTTTGAATAGATAAAATAACAAATTAGTTTAAAATTTTTAATGATAAAAGCTATATAGATTGATTATTAGTTATTTGTCAAATAGTGTTGATAAAAAAAGTTTAGACTATGATCTGACAGAATTAAGAGAATTTTTGAGAATAAAAACTTAAAAATTCTCTTAATCAAATGAAGTCAGGAGATATACTTGGAGGGCTAGCTTCAGCAACTAATACTGTTACAGGAATAGTTAGTGGACTAGCTTCAAATCAAGGGACAAAACTTCCTACAAGTGCTGTTAATAAAAATAATTCTAATGATGATGACGATGATGATGATAAAAATAATCAAACTAATACTGTTGGAAAAGATAATCTAAAAGCAGCACAAGCAAATAATAATTTCTATGCGAATATAGGTGTAAACTTAGGATTTAATAAATCAAGTTCTAAATCAAACTCGCATAGTGAAAGTGCAGTTGTAACAACAATAAGGGGAAAAGATGAAAATTCAAGTATAACTTACAACAATGTAAAGAATGTTGAATATGTTGGAACACAGGCACAAGATACTAAGTTTATCTATAACAATGTAGAAAATATTAATAAGACAGCTGTTGAATTAAATAATTCAAATTCATCTACTGGTAAAAGTAGTGGAATATCAACAGGAGTAACTATAGGTTATGGAGATGGAACACAAACAGAATTTAATGGAGTAAGTATTTCAGCTTCTAAATCAAATATGAATAGTAATGGAACTACTTATCAAAATGGTAGATTTGTAAATGTAGATGAAGTACATAACAATACAAAGAATATGACTCTTTCTGGATTTAACCAAGAAGGTGGAACAGTTACTGGAAATATAGAAAATCTAACTGTTGAAAGTAAACAAAATACATCTACAACAAAGGGAAGTACAAAAGGTGGAAGTTTAAGTGTATCAGCAAATGGTCTGCCATCAGGAAGTGCAAATTATTCTAAGACAAATGGAGAAAGAAGAGTTGTAGATAATGCAAGTACTTTCATAATAGGAGATGGAAGTG harbors:
- a CDS encoding polymorphic toxin type 50 domain-containing protein; translation: MVERKAVKRAIIYNPNLNYDENKYLNDYMGKEMPGKVTSKYGDVKTYRYADVVDNNKSTDIPKKFKIKNNIKAQSDGYVMNIGAQNKHLRGESEYEELTKAGTKKSPFAEGITREDLQKIYEDNLEIGDIYEEQLKSGGVRKYKIINLDKKIGEVCNKEENRWEAAFGVKIHYNEKNKEYHMVPHYDGKDRDKK